A part of Gambusia affinis linkage group LG21, SWU_Gaff_1.0, whole genome shotgun sequence genomic DNA contains:
- the nfx1 gene encoding transcriptional repressor NF-X1, with protein MAEGSSDPPDLNPDGTPHHKQHHHSSRRTRPRHNNDRNLSGYSYDPTQQYGNFHQGFKQAFGQNNSHYAQYATAPYPEEDVARRRGRGRGRREESRCLNENVGGSDYRQQKPGRNPDLFGAGNKYAGSMDGPDAPSWRRENGNKDFLETQVKKPRSTNKEQRTGEENEKGDHTSIPDQKSHGSREETAKSRPQKYDQQRKSNDVKRRQGPIKPPKSPSHEVSGSKRGEQEGAEHLRDPACKSGKVSGPQKPFQGRGGRRMNHQSVNLGQRSSDKMPKSKETQTGCLIEQLSEEKYECMVCCDVIRVMAPVWSCHSCFHVFHLNCIKKWARSPASQADDSAEGWRCPACQNVALKHPTAYVCFCGKVTNPEWQRSEIPHSCGDMCGKKRSGVDCNHPCNILCHPGPCPSCPAFVTKSCICGKMSQPMRCGQASVLQCDSVCGALLNCGEHSCAQVCHGGACQPCQQQVQQVCYCGVTHRTVLCGTDKDGFDGSGHFSCQKVCSKMLNCEAHRCQLVCHRGPCHPCPRSPTLVKTCPCGQTPLSKLLELGYSERRSCSDPIPSCGKTCNKPLPCGSNDTIHLCQNLCHEGTCGPCTLTSTIRCRCGAKTKEVPCENIQKEDELVFTCERRCNKKRSCGRHKCGELCCVNADHRCPMICSYKLNCGLHRCQEPCHKGNCEPCWQSSFDELTCHCGAAVLYPPISCGTKPPECKNLCMRRHECDHPVFHNCHSEDKCPPCTYLTQKWCMGKHEQRSNIPCHLQDISCGLTCNKMLPCEMHRCKRLCHRADCLPEGGCQQPCMLPRPDCGHPCAAPCHRGSSCPRTTCTAKVALQCDCGRRKESVACTEAANSYQRYAAIAMASKLSDMQLGDSMDIGPLLTKKELKQTRLECDQECATLERNRRLAEALQIDSSSDPFNVRSSSVYSDSLKEDARKDPKFLAEVEEEIKNLVELTNKGKQPKRSHCYPPMNREHRKIIHELAEVYGVDSVSYDSEPKRNVVITAHKGKSACPSSTLTALIERETAARAPPPIAHIKQHSSKAAGGSWSKMVKEEPVIDYFDVQD; from the exons ATGGCTGAAGGCTCCTCGG ACCCGCCTGACCTCAATCCAGATGGGACACCACATCACAAGCAGCACCACCACAGCTCCAGAAGAACCCGACCCAGACACAACAATGACAGAAACCTCAGCGGTTACAGCTATGATCCAACTCAGCAATATGGAAACTTTCATCAAGGTTTCAAACAAGCATTTGGACAAAATAATTCACATTACGCTCAGTATGCCACTGCTCCCTATCCAGAAGAGGATGTAGCCAGGAgaagaggcagaggaagaggacggAGAGAAGAAAGCagatgtttaaatgaaaatgtcgGAGGTTCTGATTACCGGCAGCAAAAACCTGGTAGGAATCCAGATCTTTTTGGTGCCGGCAACAAATACGCTGGTTCCATGGACGGACCTGATGCACCGAGCTGGAGAAGAGAAAACGGGAACAAAGATTTTCTGGAAACTCAAGTTAAAAAACCAAGAAGCACCAACAAGGAGCAGAGGACAggagaagaaaatgagaaaggTGATCATACTTCCATACCAGATCAAAAATCTCATGGTTCCAGAGAGGAGACCGCCAAGAGCAGACCTCAAAAGTACGATCAACAGAGGAAAAGTAATGACGTAAAGCGACGCCAAGGACCAATTAAGCCACCAAAATCTCCGTCTCATGAGGTTTCGGGGTCGAAAAGGGGAGAACAGGAAGGAGCCGAACATCTCAGAGATCCCGCCTGTAAATCTGGAAAAGTCTCAGGGCCACAGAAACCTTTTCAGGGAAGAGGCGGGAGAAGGATGAACCATCAGAGCGTCAATTTGGGTCAGAGGAGCTCGGACAAAATGCCAAAAAGCAAAGAGACACAAACAG GGTGCCTGATCGAGCAGCTGTCCGAGGAGAAGTACGAGTGCATGGTGTGCTGCGACGTGATCCGGGTCATGGCCCCGGTGTGGAGCTGCCACAGCTGCTTCCACGTCTTCCATCTGAACTGCATTAAGAAGTGGGCCCGGTCCCCGGCCTCGCAGGCGGACG ATTCTGCTGAAGGTTGGCGCTGCCCCGCCTGCCAGAACGTGGCACTGAAACACCCGACCGCCTACGTCTGCTTCTGTG GCAAAGTGACGAACCCCGAGTGGCAGCGCAGCGAGATTCCCCACAGCTGCGGTGACATGTGTGGGAAGAAGCGGAGTGGAGTGGACTGCAACCACCCCTGTAACAT CTTGTGTCACCCTGGACCTTGTCCTTCATGTCCTGCCTTTGTCACAAAGTCCTGCATCTGTGGGAAGATGAg tcagcCAATGCGCTGCGGCCAGGCCTCAGTCCTGCAGTGTGACTCTGTCTGTGGGGCTTTACTCAACTGTGGTGAACACTCTTGCGCTCAGGTGTGCCACGGCGGGGCGTGTCAGCCCTGCCAGCAGCAGGTTCAGCAGG TTTGTTACTGTGGCGTGACGCATCGTACCGTCCTGTGTGGCACAGATAAAGACGGATTTGACGGCTCGGGACATTTCTCCTGTCAAAAAGTTTGCTCTAA GATGTTGAATTGTGAAGCTCACCGGTGCCAGCTGGTGTGCCACCGGGGGCCGTGTCACCCGTGCCCGCGCTCCCCCACCCTGGTGAAGACGTGCCCCTGTGGTCAAACGCCGCTCTCCAAACTCCTGGAGCTGGGCTACTCTGAGCGGCGCAGCTGCTCCGATCCCATCCCGTCCTGCGGAAAGACATGCAACAAACCTCTGCCTTGTGGCTCCAATG ACACCATCCATTTGTGTCAAAATCTGTGTCATGAGGGGACCTGTGGGCCGTGCACTTTGACCTCCACCATCAGGTGCCGCTGTGGCGCCAAGACCAAG GAGGTTCcatgtgaaaatattcaaaaagaag ACGAGCTCGTCTTCACGTGTGAGAGACGATGCAACAAGAAGCGCTCCTGTGGTCGACACAAGTGTGGCGAGCTTTGCTGTGTG AACGCAGATCACAGATGCCCCATGATCTGCAGCTACAAGCTGAACTGCGGCCTCCACCGCTGCCAGGAGCCGTGCCACAAAGGGAACTGCGAGCCCTGCTGGCAGTCAA GTTTTGATGAGCTGACGTGTCACTGTGGTGCTGCTGTGTTGTACCCTCCAATTTCCTGTGGCACAAAACCGCCGGAGTGCAAAAACCTGTGCATGAGAAGACACGAATGTGACCATCCAG TGTTTCACAACTGCCACAGTGAAGACAAATGCCCGCCTTGCACATACCTCACTCAGAAATGGTGCATGGGAAAGCATGAG CAACGCAGCAACATCCCGTGTCACCTGCAAGACATTTCCTGTGGTCTGACGTGTAATAAGATGCTGCCTTGTGAAATGCACCGCTGCAAACGCCTCTGCCACCGCGCAGACTGCCTGCCAGAGGGCGGCTGCCAGCAACCGTGCATGTTGCCCCGGCCGGACTGCGGCCACCCATGTGCGGCTCCGTGTCACAGAGGCAGCAGCTGCCCACGCACCACCTGCACTGCCAAG GTAGCGCTCCAGTGTGACTGTGGTCGGAGGAAGGAAAGTGTTGCCTGCACAGAAGCTGCTAATTCCTATCAAAG ATACGCAGCCATCGCGATGGCCAGCAAACTCTCTGACATGCAGCTTGGCGACTCCATGGACATCGGCCCACTCCTCACCAAGAAGGAGCTGAAACAGACCag ACTCGAGTGCGATCAAGAATGCGCCACTTTGGAGAGAAACCGGCGCCTGGCTGAGGCGCTGCAGATCGACTCCTCCTCCGACCCCTTCAACGTTCGCTCCTCCTCCGTTTACAGCGACAGCCTCAAGGAAGACGCCAG GAAGGACCCGAAGTTCCTTGCTGAGGTAGAGGAAGAGATCAAGAATCTTGTTGAGCTCACCAATAAG GGAAAGCAGCCGAAGAGGAGCCACTGCTACCCGCCGATGAACAGGGAGCACCGGAAGATCATCCACGAGCTGGCCGAGGTGTACGGCGTTGACAGCGTGAGCTACGACAGCGAGCCCAAGCGGAACGTCGTCATCACCGCCCACAA AGGGAAGTCGGCCTGTCCGAGCTCGACTCTGACGGCGCTGATAGAGAGGGAGACGGCGGCGCGGGCGCCTCCCCCCATCGCTCATATCAAGCAGCACAGCAGCAA GGCTGCGGGTGGAAGCTGGTCAAAGATGGTGAAAGAGGAGCCTGTGATAGATTATTTTGATGTTCAGGACTGA